A stretch of the Bacillus licheniformis DSM 13 = ATCC 14580 genome encodes the following:
- the ridA gene encoding 2-iminobutanoate/2-iminopropanoate deaminase codes for MTKVVQTKEAPAAIGPYSQGIVVNNMFYSSGQIPLTPSGEMVTGDITEQTHQVFRNLKAVLKEAGASLETVVKATVFLADMNQFTEVNEVYGQYFDTHKPARSCVEVARLPKDALVEIEVIALVK; via the coding sequence GAAGCACCGGCGGCGATCGGACCGTATTCACAAGGAATTGTTGTCAACAATATGTTTTACAGTTCGGGGCAAATTCCGCTGACCCCGTCGGGTGAAATGGTGACTGGAGACATCACAGAACAGACGCACCAGGTTTTCCGCAATTTAAAAGCCGTGCTGAAAGAAGCGGGCGCCTCTCTGGAGACTGTCGTCAAAGCAACCGTGTTTCTGGCGGATATGAATCAATTCACAGAGGTGAATGAAGTTTACGGACAGTACTTCGATACCCACAAACCGGCGAGATCATGCGTTGAGGTGGCGAGGCTGCCGAAAGACGCGCTTGTTGAAATAGAAGTCATCGCATTAGTGAAATAG
- the spoVG gene encoding septation regulator SpoVG has protein sequence MEVTDVRLRRVNTDGRMRAIASITLDHEFVVHDIRVIDGNNGLFVAMPSKRTPDGEFRDIAHPINSSTRGKIQDAVLNEYHRLGDVEEIEYEEIGAS, from the coding sequence GTGGAAGTTACCGACGTAAGATTACGCCGCGTGAATACCGATGGTCGCATGAGAGCGATTGCATCCATCACGCTGGATCACGAATTTGTAGTGCATGATATTCGTGTAATTGATGGAAACAATGGTCTTTTCGTTGCGATGCCAAGTAAGCGTACACCTGATGGAGAATTTCGTGATATCGCTCATCCAATCAACTCAAGCACCCGCGGAAAAATTCAGGACGCGGTGTTAAATGAATATCATCGTTTGGGTGACGTTGAGGAAATAGAATATGAAGAAATTGGAGCTTCTTAA